A window of Sporichthyaceae bacterium genomic DNA:
ACCGGGTGGTGTCCACCAACGAGTCCTACCGGTCGGTCGCGTTGCGCCGCGGCCGCAAGCGACCGGAGCACGTGACGGTGGTGCGCACCGGGCCGGACCCGGACCGGATGCGCGCCGGGGCACCGGTCGAGGAACTGCGCCGCGGGCACAAGCACCTGTTGGCCTACCTCGGGGTGATGGGCCCGCAGGACGGCGTCGACCTGGCGCTGCACGCGATGCACCACATCGTGCACACCCACGGCCGCACCGACGTCGGGCTCACGCTGATCGGCAGCGGCGATGCCGCGCCGGCACTGCACCGCCTGGCCGCCGAACTGAACCTCGGCGAGCACGTGCACTTCACCGGACGGGTCCCGGATGCGCAGGTCCAGGAAATCCTGTCCACCGCGGTGGTCGGCCTGTGCCCGGACCCGCGCAATCCGCTGAACGACGTGTCCACGATGAACAAGACCATGGAGTACCTGGCCTACGGCCTGCCGGTGGTCGCCTTCGACCTGATCGAGACCAAGGTCTCGGCCGATTCCTCGGCCCTGTACGCGCAACCCAACCGCACCGAGGACTTCGCCGGGAAGATCCTCGAACTGCTCGACGACGAACTGCGCCGCGAGCAGATGGGCGAGGCCGGGCGGTGGCGGGTCGAGCAGGTGCTGGCCTGGCGCTGCCAGGTGCCCGCATATGTCGCGCTGTACGACGAACTGACGGCCCGTCACGTCAAACGGGCAGCCGCCCCCGGGGGTGTCCGGTGTGCGGGATAGCCGGCACCTACGCCTGGCCCGACGCGGCGGCGGTGGCCGACCGGATCATCGGTGCGCTGGAGCACCGCGGCCCGGACGGGCACGGTGCGGTCGGGTTGGCGTGCGCCGGGGTCCCGGTGGAACTGCGGCACCGCCGGCTGGCGATCCTGGACCCGTCGGAGGCCGGCGCGCAGCCGATGCGTCGGGGTGGGTTGACCCTGGTCTACAACGGTGAGCTCTACAACTACCCGGAACTGCGCGCCGAACTGGGCGCGGCCGGGGTCGCCTTCGTCGGGCACTCCGACACCGAGGTGCTGCTGGAGGCCTGGCGGCGCTGGGGAATCGAGTGCCTGCCGCGGTTGCGCGGCATGTTCGCGTTCGCGGTCCTCGACGAGGCCACCGGTGAGCTGACCCTGGCCCGCGACCAGTTGGGCATCAAGCCGTTGTTCGTGCACCGCGGCGGCGCGGGGCTGGTGTTCGCCTCGGAACTGAAAGGGATCGTGGCCGCATTGGGGCCACAGCTGAGCATGGATGCCGGGGCGATGGTGGCCTCGTTGTTGTACTACTGGGTGCCGGACACGCGGTGCGCGATCCGGGAGGTGTCGAAGCTGCAACCGGGTTGCTGGTTGCGCATCGCCCCGGACGGGCGGGTCGCCGAGGGTCGCTACTTCTCGCTGCGTGAGGTGGCCGAGGCCGCGGCCGGGGCCGCGGCCGGGGCCGCGACCCCGGACCTGGCGGCGATCGTGGCCGACTCGACCCGCCGGCACCTGATCTCCGACGTCGGGGTCGGTGCGTTCCTGTCCGGCGGGTTGGACTCCAGCTACCTGACCGCGTTGGCTGCCCGGGAGAACCCGGACCTGACCGCGTTCACGATCGCCTTCCGTGCCCAGGACGCGCGGATGGAGGCGATGCCCGACGACCTGCGCTACGCCCGTGAGGTGGCCGGGCGGTTCGGCGTCAAGCTGCACGAGATCGAGATCGCCCCGGACGTAAGGGAAATGCTGCCGCTGCTCGTGCACCACCTCGACGAGCCGATCGGGGACCCGGCGGCGATCAACACCTACCTGATCAGCCGTGCCGCGCGGGAGGCCGGGATCACCGTGCTGCTGTCCGGGATGGGCGCCGATGAACTGTTCGGCGGCTACCGCAAGCACGCCGCGAACCTGATGGCGTTGCGCTACCGGCAGGTGCCGGGGCCGCTGCGCGGCGGGATGGCCGCGGCGGTCGGCCGGCTGCCGGTGGCCGGTTCGCGCCGCGGGTACCGCTCGGTGCGGTTCGCCAAACGGTTCCTGTCCTTCGCCGAACTGCCGGAGGCGCAGGCGTTCCGGCGCAGCTACACCCTCTACGACCATTCCGAACTGCTCGACCTGATCGACCCGGACCTGGCGCAGGTGGCCGCCGACGTGCTGGCCGAGCACGACGCGATCTATGCCGACCAGGCGCTCGACGATCACGTCAACCGGATGTGCCTGGCCGACGCGCGGCTGTTCCTGCCCGGCCTGAACCTGACCTACACCGACCGGGCGAGCATGGCCGCCTCGGCGGAGGTGCGGGTCCCGTTCGTCGACGTCGAGGTGGTCAAGGCCGCCTTCGCGTTGTCCGGTGCGGAGAAGATCCGCGGCCGGCGCGGGAAACTGGCGTTGAAGCAGGCCGCGGCGAGCGTGCTGCCGGACTCGGTGGTGCACCGCCCGAAGGGTTTGTTCAGCGCGCCGTTGCGGTCCTGGATGTCCGGGGCACTCGCCCCGCTCGTGTCGGAGATGGTCGCCGACGGGGAACTGGTGGCGGCCGGGTTCCTGCGCCGCGACGCGGTGCGGCGCCTGATCGCGCAGGACGCGGCCCGCAGCGAGGACCGCGCCAAGCACCTGTGGCACCTGCTCACGCTGGAGTTCTGGTACCGGCAGGCGGGCGCGGCCGGGGTGTCGGCCGGGCGGGCAGCCGGTACGTCGATGGTCACCGCGGCCTGAGGGCCAGTCAGAAAGCCTGTCCGGAAAGGGATCCTCATGCTGCAGGTGGCGCAGAACTACAAGAGCGGTGAGCTGAGCCTCATCGAGGTCCCGGTGCCCGCGTGCAAGCCCGGCGGGGTGCTGGTGCGAACCCGCTACTCGCTGATCTCCACCGGTACCGAGCTGATGAAGGTCTCCGAAGCCTCGTTGTCCTTGCTGGGCAAGGCCCGGGCCCGGCCGGACCAGGTCGCCAAGGTGCTGGCCTCGGCCTCCAGCCAGGGTCCGGTCGCCACCTACCGCAAGGTCACCAACAAGCTGGACTCGTGGACCCCGCTGGGTTACTCGCTGTGCGGGGTGGTGACCGAGGTCGGCGCCGGGGTGCGCGACCTGAGCGTCGGGGACCTCGTCGCCGCGGCCGGCAACGAGCACGCGCTGCACGCCGAGCAGAACTGGATCCCGCGCAACCTGTGCACCCGCGTCGGTCCGGAGGTCGACCCGGCGCACGCGGCGTTCGCCACCGTGGGGGCGATCGCGCTGCAGGGCGTGCGGCGGGCCGAGCCGGCGCTGGGGGAGAACGCGTTGGTGCTCGGGCTGGGCCTGATCGGGCAGTTGGCCGTGCAGTTGCTCGTCGCCAACGGGGTGCGGGTGCTGGGCGCGGACCTCTCCCCGCAGCGCTGCAAGTTGGCCGAGCAGAGCGGCGCGTTGTGCGCGGCCCCGCCGGGACCGGCGTTGGACAACGTGATCGCCGGGTTCACCGGCGGCCGCGGGGTCGACCACGTGCTGATCACCGCCGGGTCGAAGGACGCCGCCCCGGTGGAGTTGGCGGTGCGCTCGGCGCGGGACCGCGGCCGGGTCGTCGACATCGGCAAGTGCGTGATGACCTTCCCGTGGAACGCCGCCTACGAGAAGGAACTCGACGTCCGCTTCTCCCGTTCCTACGGCCCGGGCCGCTACGACCCGGACTACGAACTGCACGGGCGGGACTACCCGGCCGGTTACGTGCGCTGGACCGAGCGACGCAATCTGGAGTGCTTCGTCGACCTGGTCGCCCGCGGCCGACTGGACATCGGTGCGCTGATCTCCCGCGTCGCCGATTTCTCCGACGCCGTCGAGACCTACCGCCGGTTGTCGCAGGGGCAACTCGACGCGGTGGCGGTGCTGTTCCGCTACCCGGCACCGGAGGAGACGCCCGTCGAGCCGGCGGTCGGCGAGCGAGAAACCCATAGCGGCGCGGCGGTTCCGGGCACCGCGACGAAGGCGCCGCAGTCCGTGCCGGACGCCGCGCCGTGCCGCGCCCGGCCGGCGACCCGGCCGCTGCAGGTCGGTTTCGTCGGCGCCGGCGCGTACGCCGGTTCGATGCTGTTGCCGCACCTGACCGGTCGCGCCGACGTGCGGCTGTCGCGGGTGGTGACCACGACCGCGCTGTCGGCGGCCAACGCGGCCGGCAAGTTCGGTTTCGCCGCGGCCGGCACGGACCTGAGCGAGGTTCTGGAGGATCCGGCGATCGACGCGGTGTTCGTGGTCACCCGGCACTCCTCGCACGCGGAGTTGACCGCGCGGGCGTTGCGTTCCGGCAAGGCGGTGTTCGTGGAGAAGCCGCTGGCTCTCTCGGAGGAGGAGATCCGGCTGGTGACCGACGCGGTCGCGGAGTCCGGCAACGACCGTCTGCACGTCGGGTTCAACCGCCGCTTCGCCCCGCTGCTGCGGGCGGCCAAGGGCCGCCTGGGGCGCCGGGTCGGCCCGGCGACCGTGCGCTACCTGGTGAATGCCGGGCCGCTGGGCAAGGACTCCTGGTACACGCAGACCGCGACCGAGGGCAGCCGATTCGCCGGTGAGGGCGGGCATTTCCTCGACACGGTCACCTGGCTGCTCGGCGCCCGCCCGGTCTCGGTGTTCGCCACCGCCACCCGGGAGCAGGCCGACCTGCAGATCCTCCTGCGGTACGACGATGACTCCACGGCCGCGATCACCTACGCGTCGGCGGGCAGCCCGAAGGCCGGCAAGGAGTTCCTGGAGGTCATCGCCGACGGGACGCTGATGCGACTGGACGACTTCCGGCGCGCCACCGTGCACGGCCCGACGCGGTGGAGCTCCGGGCGGCTGCCGGTCGCGCCGGACAAGGGCCAACGCGGCCAACTCGAGGCCTTCACCGCCGCGGTGCTGCACGGCACCCCGATGCCGATCCGCCTGGAGTCCCTGATCGCCACGACCCGCGCGACCCTCGCGGTCGCCCGCAGCCTGGCCACCGGCGGCCCGGTCGCGGTCGAGCCCGCGCGGGTCGCCCTGCCCCCGGTCGGCGTGGCCTGATGCCCGCCGCCGGTTGGTACCTGCGTCGGTTGTCCCGGATGGGGCCGGCCGAGGTCGCCGCCCGGGTGCGGGCCCGCGCGGTCGTGGAGACCTGGCGCCGGCGCGGATTCCCGTCTGCCCAGGGCACCGGTCCGCTCCCGCCCGCGGTGCGCGGGGCCGGACCGGCCGGGTTGGCCGCCGGTGTGGTTGCCGCCGTCCCGGAGCCCGCGCCCGCGCAGCTGCTGGCGCACGCCGAGGCGCTGCTGACCGGCCGGGCGCAGTTCCTCGGTGTGGCCCGCGAGGACCTGGTCGCCCCGGACTGGTTCGCCGATCCGCGGACCGGGCGCCGGGCCCCGGCCGAGACCTTCGCCTTCGACGTCGCATACCGCGATGAGTCCCGGGTCGGGGACATCAAGCAGATCTGGGAACTGTCGCGCCATCACCACCTGACGGTGCTGGCCGCGGCCTGGCGGCTGACCCGCGACGA
This region includes:
- a CDS encoding glycosyltransferase family 4 protein, which gives rise to MSKSSAAHVAIVVQNLPVPFDRRVWLECQALRDAGYEVSVVCPKGPGDPSYELHEGVHLYKYRAFPPITHQAAFVGEYAYSVTASFRGLAKAWRRRPFQVVQLCNPPDVLWAAALPFKARGARVVFDQHDLCPELYESRWPEGPRIVHRALLATERITYAVADRVVSTNESYRSVALRRGRKRPEHVTVVRTGPDPDRMRAGAPVEELRRGHKHLLAYLGVMGPQDGVDLALHAMHHIVHTHGRTDVGLTLIGSGDAAPALHRLAAELNLGEHVHFTGRVPDAQVQEILSTAVVGLCPDPRNPLNDVSTMNKTMEYLAYGLPVVAFDLIETKVSADSSALYAQPNRTEDFAGKILELLDDELRREQMGEAGRWRVEQVLAWRCQVPAYVALYDELTARHVKRAAAPGGVRCAG
- the asnB gene encoding asparagine synthase (glutamine-hydrolyzing) is translated as MCGIAGTYAWPDAAAVADRIIGALEHRGPDGHGAVGLACAGVPVELRHRRLAILDPSEAGAQPMRRGGLTLVYNGELYNYPELRAELGAAGVAFVGHSDTEVLLEAWRRWGIECLPRLRGMFAFAVLDEATGELTLARDQLGIKPLFVHRGGAGLVFASELKGIVAALGPQLSMDAGAMVASLLYYWVPDTRCAIREVSKLQPGCWLRIAPDGRVAEGRYFSLREVAEAAAGAAAGAATPDLAAIVADSTRRHLISDVGVGAFLSGGLDSSYLTALAARENPDLTAFTIAFRAQDARMEAMPDDLRYAREVAGRFGVKLHEIEIAPDVREMLPLLVHHLDEPIGDPAAINTYLISRAAREAGITVLLSGMGADELFGGYRKHAANLMALRYRQVPGPLRGGMAAAVGRLPVAGSRRGYRSVRFAKRFLSFAELPEAQAFRRSYTLYDHSELLDLIDPDLAQVAADVLAEHDAIYADQALDDHVNRMCLADARLFLPGLNLTYTDRASMAASAEVRVPFVDVEVVKAAFALSGAEKIRGRRGKLALKQAAASVLPDSVVHRPKGLFSAPLRSWMSGALAPLVSEMVADGELVAAGFLRRDAVRRLIAQDAARSEDRAKHLWHLLTLEFWYRQAGAAGVSAGRAAGTSMVTAA
- a CDS encoding bi-domain-containing oxidoreductase, which translates into the protein MLQVAQNYKSGELSLIEVPVPACKPGGVLVRTRYSLISTGTELMKVSEASLSLLGKARARPDQVAKVLASASSQGPVATYRKVTNKLDSWTPLGYSLCGVVTEVGAGVRDLSVGDLVAAAGNEHALHAEQNWIPRNLCTRVGPEVDPAHAAFATVGAIALQGVRRAEPALGENALVLGLGLIGQLAVQLLVANGVRVLGADLSPQRCKLAEQSGALCAAPPGPALDNVIAGFTGGRGVDHVLITAGSKDAAPVELAVRSARDRGRVVDIGKCVMTFPWNAAYEKELDVRFSRSYGPGRYDPDYELHGRDYPAGYVRWTERRNLECFVDLVARGRLDIGALISRVADFSDAVETYRRLSQGQLDAVAVLFRYPAPEETPVEPAVGERETHSGAAVPGTATKAPQSVPDAAPCRARPATRPLQVGFVGAGAYAGSMLLPHLTGRADVRLSRVVTTTALSAANAAGKFGFAAAGTDLSEVLEDPAIDAVFVVTRHSSHAELTARALRSGKAVFVEKPLALSEEEIRLVTDAVAESGNDRLHVGFNRRFAPLLRAAKGRLGRRVGPATVRYLVNAGPLGKDSWYTQTATEGSRFAGEGGHFLDTVTWLLGARPVSVFATATREQADLQILLRYDDDSTAAITYASAGSPKAGKEFLEVIADGTLMRLDDFRRATVHGPTRWSSGRLPVAPDKGQRGQLEAFTAAVLHGTPMPIRLESLIATTRATLAVARSLATGGPVAVEPARVALPPVGVA